A single region of the Salvia miltiorrhiza cultivar Shanhuang (shh) chromosome 8, IMPLAD_Smil_shh, whole genome shotgun sequence genome encodes:
- the LOC131001850 gene encoding uncharacterized protein LOC131001850 isoform X2: MGGSRSSCSSSGEEDGDADWMAAINSVTSPATHTSNGATHRDQHEKHKPQNLKHYQIKAGRLLEDILDKTIEMVSEEALIVEEDPAAEDAGVRLFRNAPHGIVFDQRELHGPTKKPKIVPREELHEKSKKFRKQLQSVAVDGVDIIAVASRECQKSLAKREARESAAKTAAKQEEERVAELKRIRGERWLPCIAKEMRVNAQCRR, translated from the exons ATGGGTGGTAGTCGGAGTAGCTGCAGCAGCAGTGGGGAGGAAGACGGCGATGCCGACTGGATGGCCGCCATAAATTCGGTAACCTCCCCCGCCACGCACACCTCCAACGGCGCAACTCATCGAGACCAACATGAAAAGCACAAACCCCAAAATCTCAAGCATTACCAAATTAAG GCAGGAAGGTTACTAGAAGACATCTTAGACAAGACTATCGAAATGGTCTCAGAAGAAGCTCTTATTGTCGAGGAAGACCCTGCAGCAGAAGATGCTGGAGTTCGACTTTTCAGAAACGCTCCTCATGGAATAGTGTTTGATCAAAGAG AGCTACATGGACCAACGAAGAAACCAAAAATTGTTCCTCGTGAAGAGCTTcatgaaaaatcaaaaaag TTCAGGAAGCAGCTTCAATCCGTAGCTGTTGATGGGGTGGACATAATTGCTGTAGCAAGTAGAGAATGCCAGAAGTCCTTAGCTAAACGCGAAGCTAGGGAAAGTGCTGCTAAGACAGCAGCAAAACAAGAGGAGGAGCGCGTGGCTGAGCTGAAAAGGATTAGGGGAGAAAGATGGCTTCCTTGTATAGCCAAAGAAATGCGAGTAAATGCTCAGTGTCGAAGATAG
- the LOC131001850 gene encoding uncharacterized protein LOC131001850 isoform X1, protein MGGSRSSCSSSGEEDGDADWMAAINSVTSPATHTSNGATHRDQHEKHKPQNLKHYQIKAGRLLEDILDKTIEMVSEEALIVEEDPAAEDAGVRLFRNAPHGIVFDQRAELHGPTKKPKIVPREELHEKSKKFRKQLQSVAVDGVDIIAVASRECQKSLAKREARESAAKTAAKQEEERVAELKRIRGERWLPCIAKEMRVNAQCRR, encoded by the exons ATGGGTGGTAGTCGGAGTAGCTGCAGCAGCAGTGGGGAGGAAGACGGCGATGCCGACTGGATGGCCGCCATAAATTCGGTAACCTCCCCCGCCACGCACACCTCCAACGGCGCAACTCATCGAGACCAACATGAAAAGCACAAACCCCAAAATCTCAAGCATTACCAAATTAAG GCAGGAAGGTTACTAGAAGACATCTTAGACAAGACTATCGAAATGGTCTCAGAAGAAGCTCTTATTGTCGAGGAAGACCCTGCAGCAGAAGATGCTGGAGTTCGACTTTTCAGAAACGCTCCTCATGGAATAGTGTTTGATCAAAGAG CAGAGCTACATGGACCAACGAAGAAACCAAAAATTGTTCCTCGTGAAGAGCTTcatgaaaaatcaaaaaag TTCAGGAAGCAGCTTCAATCCGTAGCTGTTGATGGGGTGGACATAATTGCTGTAGCAAGTAGAGAATGCCAGAAGTCCTTAGCTAAACGCGAAGCTAGGGAAAGTGCTGCTAAGACAGCAGCAAAACAAGAGGAGGAGCGCGTGGCTGAGCTGAAAAGGATTAGGGGAGAAAGATGGCTTCCTTGTATAGCCAAAGAAATGCGAGTAAATGCTCAGTGTCGAAGATAG
- the LOC131001854 gene encoding calcium-transporting ATPase 2, plasma membrane-type-like isoform X2 encodes MSLIIWFDFRRSSEWQSSYRKPHFSSYRPSDDDYTVPQQVQDAGFQICAEELESIVEGHDLKKLKLHGGVTGVADKLATDCSTGIPSDDGESLNRRRQVYGTNTFQESEPQSFWMFVWEALHDMTLMILGACALVSLVVGIPTEGWPKGAQDGIGIAASILLVVFVTATSDYQQSLQFKDLDKEKKKVSVQVTRNGYRERMSIYQLLPGDIVHLSIGDQVPADGLFLSGFSVLIDESSLTGESEPVMISLERPFLLSGTKVQDGSCKMLVTTVGMRTQWGKLMATLSEGGDDETPLQVKLNGVATIIGKVGLLFAVVTFAVLVQKMMSRKWGEGTTTIWSGDDALELLEYFAIAVTIVVVAVPEGLPLAVTLSLAFAMKKMMNDKALVRHLAACETMGSATNICSDKTGTLTTNRMTVVKSCISMVVKDLSIEASVSEMRSQLPESVLKILLQSIFNNTGGEVVVSRDGKQKILGTPTEAAILELGLSLGGDFQAQRQPHKVVKLEPFNSTKKRMGVVLELPEGGLRAHTKGASEIVLAACDKAINSDGEVVPLDEASINHLKTAIDEFANEALRTLCLAYLELENGFSASDDIPTSGYTCIGIVGIKDPVRPGVPESVALCRSAGICVRMVTGDNINTAKAIARECGILTDDGIAIEGPVFRELSMEELHQLIPKIQVMARSSPMDKHTLVKHLRTTFDEVVAVTGDGTNDAPALHEADIGLAMGIAGTEVAKESADVIILDDNFSTIVTVAKWGRSVYINIQKFVQFQLTVNVVALAVNFYSACQTGSAPLTAVQLLWVNMIMDTLGALALATEPPNDELMKRPPVGRKGNFISNVMWRNILGQSIYQFLVIWFLQKHGKTFFFLHSHVDSNLVLNTIIFNTFVFCQLFNEVNSREMEKVDVLRGILDNYVFVLVLGSTVLFQIIIIQYLGTFASTTPLTFMQWFFSIFIGFLGMPIAVFLKRHVPVQP; translated from the exons ATGTCTCTTATTATCTGGTTTGATTTCAGGAGAAGTTCAGAGTGGCAATCCTCGTATCGAAAGCCGCATTTCAGTTCCTACAGG CCGAGCGACGACGATTACACCGTGCCTCAACAAGTCCAGGATGCCGGTTTCCAGATCTGTGCAGAAGAGCTGGAATCCATCGTGGAGGGCCATGACCTCAAGAAACTCAAGCTCCACGGGGGCGTCACCGGCGTTGCCGACAAGCTCGCCACTGACTGCTCCACGGGCATCCCCAGCGACGATGGCGAGTCCCTCAACCGCCGGCGCCAGGTGTACGGCACCAACACCTTCCAAGAGAGCGAGCCCCAGAGTTTCTGGATGTTCGTTTGGGAGGCTCTTCACGACATGACACTCATGATCCTTGGTGCCTGTGCGCTGGTCTCCCTCGTCGTCGGCATACCAACTGAAGGATGGCCTAAAGGAGCCCAAGACGGCATCGGCATTGCCGCCAGCATCTTGCTCGTCGTGTTCGTGACAGCCACCAGTGACTACCAGCAGTCGCTTCAGTTCAAGGATTTGGacaaggagaagaagaaggtcTCTGTTCAAGTCACCAGAAACGGCTACCGGGAGAGGATGTCCATCTACCAACTCCTGCCCGGTGATATCGTGCATCTCTCCATTGGTGATCAAGTCCCTGCCGATGGCCTCTTTCTCTCAGGGTTCTCCGTTTTGATAGATGAGTCCAGTTTAACCGGAGAGAGTGAGCCCGTCATGATCAGCCTCGAACGCCCTTTCCTTCTCTCTGGAACAAAGGTTCAAGACGGGTCCTGCAAGATGCTGGTGACCACAGTTGGGATGAGAACCCAATGGGGTAAGCTGATGGCCACCTTGAGCGAGGGAGGAGACGATGAGACGCCGCTGCAGGTCAAGTTGAACGGAGTGGCAACCATCATTGGAAAGGTGGGGCTCTTGTTTGCTGTGGTGACCTTTGCTGTGCTGGTGCAGAAGATGATGAGCCGTAAATGGGGTGAGGGGACAACCACAATATGGTCGGGAGATGATGCTCTTGAACTGTTGGAGTATTTTGCTATTGCTGTCACCATTGTTGTTGTAGCAGTACCTGAAGGCCTGCCTCTAGCTGTGACGTTGAGCCTTGCCTTCgccatgaagaagatgatgaacgATAAGGCATTGGTGCGCCACCTTGCTGCTTGTGAGACCATGGGATCAGCCACCAATATCTGCAGTGACAAAACAGGGACTCTAACAACCAACCGTATGACTGTGGTGAAATCTTGCATCTCCATGGTTGTCAAGGATTTGAGCATTGAAGCAAGTGTTTCTGAAATGCGCTCTCAGCTCCCAGAATCTGTGTTGAAGATTCTGCTTCAATCAATCTTCAACAATACAGGTGGAGAAGTAGTGGTGAGCAGGGACGGGAAGCAAAAGATTCTTGGAACTCCAACAGAGGCAGCTATTCTCGAGTTAGGCCTGTCGTTAGGAGGGGATTTTCAGGCACAGAGACAGCCACACAAAGTAGTGAAACTGGAGCCCTTTAACTCCACAAAGAAGCGAATGGGTGTGGTGCTGGAGCTGCCAGAAGGAGGTCTGAGAGCTCATACGAAAGGTGCCTCGGAGATAGTCTTGGCTGCCTGCGACAAGGCCATCAACTCAGATGGCGAAGTTGTACCACTGGATGAGGCATCCATCAATCATTTGAAGACAGCAATTGATGAGTTTGCAAACGAGGCTCTTAGGACGCTGTGCCTCGCCTATTTGGAGCTTGAAAACGGTTTCTCTGCTAGTGATGACATTCCAACCTCGGGATACACCTGCATAGGAATCGTGGGAATCAAAGACCCTGTGCGCCCTGGAGTCCCCGAGTCCGTTGCACTGTGCCGTTCAGCTGGTATATGTGTAAGGATGGTTACCGGAGATAACATCAATACTGCCAAAGCTATTGCTAGAGAATGTGGGATACTTACTGATGATGGCATTGCGATAGAAGGTCCAGTTTTTCGCGAATTGAGTATGGAGGAGTTGCACCAACTAATTCCCAAAATCCAG GTGATGGCTCGTTCTTCACCAATGGACAAGCATACATTGGTCAAACACTTGAGAACTACATTTGATGAAGTTGTGGCTGTCACTGGTGATGGCACGAATGATGCTCCTGCACTTCACGAAGCAGATATTGGACTTGCAATGGGCATTGCTGGGACTGAG GTAGCCAAAGAGAGTGCCGATGTCATAATTCTAGACGACAATTTCTCCACAATCGTGACAGTAGCCAAATGGGGGCGCTCAGTCTATATAAACATTCAAAAGTTTGTGCAGTTCCAGCTCACTGTTAATGTCGTTGCACTGGCCGTCAACTTCTATTCAGCTTGCCAGACTG GAAGTGCTCCCCTTACAGCCGTTCAGCTCCTGTGGGTGAATATGATAATGGACACTCTTGGTGCACTTGCACTTGCAACTGAGCCTCCTAACGACGAACTGATGAAGAGACCTCCTGTTGGGAGAAAGGGAAACTTCATTAGTAATGTCATGTGGAGGAACATCTTAGGACAGTCGATCTATCAGTTCCTCGTGATCTGGTTCCTTCAGAAGCATGGGAAGACTTTCTTCTTCCTCCATAGCCATGTTGACTCCAACTTGGTGCTAAACACGATTATCTTCAACACATTTGTTTTCTGCCAG CTGTTCAATGAGGTGAACTCGAGAGAAATGGAGAAAGTCGATGTGCTCCGAGGCATACTGGACAACTATGTCTTCGTGTTAGTTTTAGGTTCTACTGTGCTATTCCAGATCATTATCATCCAATACCTTGGCACATTTGCAAGCACCACGCCTCTCACATTCATGCAATGGTTCTTCAGCATTTTTATTGGATTCTTGGGAATGCCTATTGCTGTCTTTTTGAAGAGACACGTTCCCGTCCAACCTTAG
- the LOC131001854 gene encoding calcium-transporting ATPase 2, plasma membrane-type-like isoform X1 → MESLLSDKWDVQHKHAPEEVLQRWRGLCGVVKNHKRRFRFTAILSKRYEAAAMRKTNHEKFRVAILVSKAAFQFLQGMQPSDDDYTVPQQVQDAGFQICAEELESIVEGHDLKKLKLHGGVTGVADKLATDCSTGIPSDDGESLNRRRQVYGTNTFQESEPQSFWMFVWEALHDMTLMILGACALVSLVVGIPTEGWPKGAQDGIGIAASILLVVFVTATSDYQQSLQFKDLDKEKKKVSVQVTRNGYRERMSIYQLLPGDIVHLSIGDQVPADGLFLSGFSVLIDESSLTGESEPVMISLERPFLLSGTKVQDGSCKMLVTTVGMRTQWGKLMATLSEGGDDETPLQVKLNGVATIIGKVGLLFAVVTFAVLVQKMMSRKWGEGTTTIWSGDDALELLEYFAIAVTIVVVAVPEGLPLAVTLSLAFAMKKMMNDKALVRHLAACETMGSATNICSDKTGTLTTNRMTVVKSCISMVVKDLSIEASVSEMRSQLPESVLKILLQSIFNNTGGEVVVSRDGKQKILGTPTEAAILELGLSLGGDFQAQRQPHKVVKLEPFNSTKKRMGVVLELPEGGLRAHTKGASEIVLAACDKAINSDGEVVPLDEASINHLKTAIDEFANEALRTLCLAYLELENGFSASDDIPTSGYTCIGIVGIKDPVRPGVPESVALCRSAGICVRMVTGDNINTAKAIARECGILTDDGIAIEGPVFRELSMEELHQLIPKIQVMARSSPMDKHTLVKHLRTTFDEVVAVTGDGTNDAPALHEADIGLAMGIAGTEVAKESADVIILDDNFSTIVTVAKWGRSVYINIQKFVQFQLTVNVVALAVNFYSACQTGSAPLTAVQLLWVNMIMDTLGALALATEPPNDELMKRPPVGRKGNFISNVMWRNILGQSIYQFLVIWFLQKHGKTFFFLHSHVDSNLVLNTIIFNTFVFCQLFNEVNSREMEKVDVLRGILDNYVFVLVLGSTVLFQIIIIQYLGTFASTTPLTFMQWFFSIFIGFLGMPIAVFLKRHVPVQP, encoded by the exons ATGGAGAGTTTATTGAGCGACAAATGGGACGTGCAGCACAAGCATGCGCCGGAGGAGGTGTTGCAGCGGTGGAGGGGCCTCTGCGGCGTCGTGAAGAACCACAAGCGCCGCTTCCGATTCACGGCCATCCTCTCCAAACGCTACGAGGCTGCCGCCATGCGCAAAACCAATCAC GAGAAGTTCAGAGTGGCAATCCTCGTATCGAAAGCCGCATTTCAGTTCCTACAGG GCATGCAGCCGAGCGACGACGATTACACCGTGCCTCAACAAGTCCAGGATGCCGGTTTCCAGATCTGTGCAGAAGAGCTGGAATCCATCGTGGAGGGCCATGACCTCAAGAAACTCAAGCTCCACGGGGGCGTCACCGGCGTTGCCGACAAGCTCGCCACTGACTGCTCCACGGGCATCCCCAGCGACGATGGCGAGTCCCTCAACCGCCGGCGCCAGGTGTACGGCACCAACACCTTCCAAGAGAGCGAGCCCCAGAGTTTCTGGATGTTCGTTTGGGAGGCTCTTCACGACATGACACTCATGATCCTTGGTGCCTGTGCGCTGGTCTCCCTCGTCGTCGGCATACCAACTGAAGGATGGCCTAAAGGAGCCCAAGACGGCATCGGCATTGCCGCCAGCATCTTGCTCGTCGTGTTCGTGACAGCCACCAGTGACTACCAGCAGTCGCTTCAGTTCAAGGATTTGGacaaggagaagaagaaggtcTCTGTTCAAGTCACCAGAAACGGCTACCGGGAGAGGATGTCCATCTACCAACTCCTGCCCGGTGATATCGTGCATCTCTCCATTGGTGATCAAGTCCCTGCCGATGGCCTCTTTCTCTCAGGGTTCTCCGTTTTGATAGATGAGTCCAGTTTAACCGGAGAGAGTGAGCCCGTCATGATCAGCCTCGAACGCCCTTTCCTTCTCTCTGGAACAAAGGTTCAAGACGGGTCCTGCAAGATGCTGGTGACCACAGTTGGGATGAGAACCCAATGGGGTAAGCTGATGGCCACCTTGAGCGAGGGAGGAGACGATGAGACGCCGCTGCAGGTCAAGTTGAACGGAGTGGCAACCATCATTGGAAAGGTGGGGCTCTTGTTTGCTGTGGTGACCTTTGCTGTGCTGGTGCAGAAGATGATGAGCCGTAAATGGGGTGAGGGGACAACCACAATATGGTCGGGAGATGATGCTCTTGAACTGTTGGAGTATTTTGCTATTGCTGTCACCATTGTTGTTGTAGCAGTACCTGAAGGCCTGCCTCTAGCTGTGACGTTGAGCCTTGCCTTCgccatgaagaagatgatgaacgATAAGGCATTGGTGCGCCACCTTGCTGCTTGTGAGACCATGGGATCAGCCACCAATATCTGCAGTGACAAAACAGGGACTCTAACAACCAACCGTATGACTGTGGTGAAATCTTGCATCTCCATGGTTGTCAAGGATTTGAGCATTGAAGCAAGTGTTTCTGAAATGCGCTCTCAGCTCCCAGAATCTGTGTTGAAGATTCTGCTTCAATCAATCTTCAACAATACAGGTGGAGAAGTAGTGGTGAGCAGGGACGGGAAGCAAAAGATTCTTGGAACTCCAACAGAGGCAGCTATTCTCGAGTTAGGCCTGTCGTTAGGAGGGGATTTTCAGGCACAGAGACAGCCACACAAAGTAGTGAAACTGGAGCCCTTTAACTCCACAAAGAAGCGAATGGGTGTGGTGCTGGAGCTGCCAGAAGGAGGTCTGAGAGCTCATACGAAAGGTGCCTCGGAGATAGTCTTGGCTGCCTGCGACAAGGCCATCAACTCAGATGGCGAAGTTGTACCACTGGATGAGGCATCCATCAATCATTTGAAGACAGCAATTGATGAGTTTGCAAACGAGGCTCTTAGGACGCTGTGCCTCGCCTATTTGGAGCTTGAAAACGGTTTCTCTGCTAGTGATGACATTCCAACCTCGGGATACACCTGCATAGGAATCGTGGGAATCAAAGACCCTGTGCGCCCTGGAGTCCCCGAGTCCGTTGCACTGTGCCGTTCAGCTGGTATATGTGTAAGGATGGTTACCGGAGATAACATCAATACTGCCAAAGCTATTGCTAGAGAATGTGGGATACTTACTGATGATGGCATTGCGATAGAAGGTCCAGTTTTTCGCGAATTGAGTATGGAGGAGTTGCACCAACTAATTCCCAAAATCCAG GTGATGGCTCGTTCTTCACCAATGGACAAGCATACATTGGTCAAACACTTGAGAACTACATTTGATGAAGTTGTGGCTGTCACTGGTGATGGCACGAATGATGCTCCTGCACTTCACGAAGCAGATATTGGACTTGCAATGGGCATTGCTGGGACTGAG GTAGCCAAAGAGAGTGCCGATGTCATAATTCTAGACGACAATTTCTCCACAATCGTGACAGTAGCCAAATGGGGGCGCTCAGTCTATATAAACATTCAAAAGTTTGTGCAGTTCCAGCTCACTGTTAATGTCGTTGCACTGGCCGTCAACTTCTATTCAGCTTGCCAGACTG GAAGTGCTCCCCTTACAGCCGTTCAGCTCCTGTGGGTGAATATGATAATGGACACTCTTGGTGCACTTGCACTTGCAACTGAGCCTCCTAACGACGAACTGATGAAGAGACCTCCTGTTGGGAGAAAGGGAAACTTCATTAGTAATGTCATGTGGAGGAACATCTTAGGACAGTCGATCTATCAGTTCCTCGTGATCTGGTTCCTTCAGAAGCATGGGAAGACTTTCTTCTTCCTCCATAGCCATGTTGACTCCAACTTGGTGCTAAACACGATTATCTTCAACACATTTGTTTTCTGCCAG CTGTTCAATGAGGTGAACTCGAGAGAAATGGAGAAAGTCGATGTGCTCCGAGGCATACTGGACAACTATGTCTTCGTGTTAGTTTTAGGTTCTACTGTGCTATTCCAGATCATTATCATCCAATACCTTGGCACATTTGCAAGCACCACGCCTCTCACATTCATGCAATGGTTCTTCAGCATTTTTATTGGATTCTTGGGAATGCCTATTGCTGTCTTTTTGAAGAGACACGTTCCCGTCCAACCTTAG
- the LOC131001852 gene encoding 60S ribosomal protein L26-1-like, whose amino-acid sequence MKYNPRVSSSRRKSRKAHFTAPSSVRRVLMSAPLSGDLRSKYNARSMPVRKDDEVQVVRGTYKGREGKVVQVYRKKWVIHIERITREKVNGSTVNVGIHPSKVVITKLRLDKDRKSLLDRKAKGRAAADKDKGTKFTAEDIMQTID is encoded by the coding sequence ATGAAGTACAACCCACGCGTGTCGTCCTCCCGCCGCAAGAGCCGGAAGGCCCACTTCACGGCGCCGTCGAGCGTGCGGCGCGTGCTGATGAGCGCGCCCCTCTCTGGCGACCTCCGGTCCAAGTACAACGCGCGATCGATGCCGGTGCGCAAGGACGACGAGGTGCAGGTGGTCCGCGGCACCTACAAGGGGCGCGAGGGCAAGGTCGTCCAGGTCTACCGCAAGAAATGGGTGATCCACATCGAGCGCATCACCCGCGAGAAGGTGAACGGCTCCACCGTCAACGTCGGCATTCACCCCTCCAAGGTCGTCATCACCAAGCTCCGCCTCGACAAGGACCGCAAGTCGCTCCTTGACCGCAAGGCAAAGggccgcgccgccgccgacaaGGACAAGGGAACCAAGTTCACGGCCGAGGATATCATGCAGACCATCGATTGA
- the LOC131001851 gene encoding mitochondrial outer membrane protein porin 2-like produces MSKGPGLFTDIGKKAKDLLTRDYLSDHKFSVSTYSESGVALTTSTVKKGGYSSGDVGVQYVYRNTSTDLKVDTESNISATFTVADIIPSSKTIANLKFPNYESGKLEFQYFHPHASLTAAVGLNQTPPLDFSVTLGTPTFALGAEAGYETTSGKLTKYTAGITVTKPDSSASVILGDKGDTIKASYIHYLDELKRSAAVGEITRKFSTNENTFTVGGSCAVDSLTLVKVKLNNHGTLAATLQHEVIRKSLVTISSEFDTKSLDKTPKFGVSLALKP; encoded by the exons ATGAGCAAGGGGCCGGGACTCTTCACAGATATCGGCAAGAAAGCCAAAG ATCTGCTGACTAGAGATTATCTGTCTGATCACAAATTTTCCGTCTCCACCTACAGTGAATCTGGAGTG GCTCTCACAACATCCACAGTGAAAAAAGGAGGGTATTCATCTGGTGATGTGGGAGTTCAGTACGTATATAGGAATACTTCTACTGATCTGAAAGTTGATACAGAGTCAAAT ATCTCAGCCACTTTTACTGTTGCTGACATTATTCCCTCATCAAAAACCATTGCCAACCTGAAATTTCCCAATTATGAGTCTGGAAAG CTGGAATTTCAGTACTTCCATCCTCATGCATCCCTCACTGCAGCTGTTGGTCTGAACCAAACTCCTCCACTTGATTTCTCAGTTACCCTTGGTACTCCCACCTTTGCTTTGGGTGCAGAGGCAGGTTATGAAACCACTTCCGGAAAATTAACAAAATACACGGCTGGCATCACTGTGACAAAACCAGATTCATCTGCTTCAGTAATTCT GGGTGACAAAGGAGATACCATAAAGGCATCATACATACACTACCTTGATGAATTGAAGAGGAGTGCTGCTGTGGGAGAAATCACCCGAAAATTCTCTACAAACGAGAACACATTTACAGTGGGAGGATCTTGCGCTGTTGACAGCCTGACACTAGTGAAAGTGAAGCTTAATAATCACGGTACACTAGCGGCTACTTTGCAGCATGAGGTCATTCGCAAATCTCTTGTGACCATATCCAGCGAATTCGACACCAAGTCCTTGGACAAGACCCCCAAATTTGGTGTGTCGCTCGCTCTGAAGCCTTGA
- the LOC130998193 gene encoding glutathione S-transferase T3-like, with the protein MDPRNFFSNSPNMMNSQNYSQDYYPNLDNIHIQDFENNSNPQFPNNLTHENVQPTDTNNSGGPKGWTDQEDLALMYAWCNASSNPIVGTNQNGGTFWKQISEMYEEARADHSRLMGEKRSIESLRNRYKRLNTNVTKWVAVYKEAYDRKSSGISDADVEKEAQKLYGKTKFTHLEVFEKVMLEYDDDVGVEDDRGSSKKSRTTEEAEDPNDSTSETHVSETSTIRRPAGREKAKAKRKGKATVSQHSAIPDEYTAELQAMRITREKEVEAINRMGDMRMQSNLMVSKMNILNTLMGKSNLSPEEESLKYRLMA; encoded by the exons ATGGACCCAAGAAATTTCTTCTCAAATTCTCCAAATATGATGAACTCTCAAAATTATTCTCAAGATTATTATCCTAATCTTGATAATATTCATATCCAAGATTTTGAAAACAATTCCAACCCCCAGTTTCCAAATAATCTCACTCATGAAAATGTCCAACCTACAGACACAAACAATTCAGGTGGTCCAAAAGGATGGACAGATCAAGAAGACTTGGCGCTAATGTATGCTTGGTGTAACGCTAGCTCGAATCCAATTGTTGGCACTAATCAAAATGGTGGTACGTTTTGGAAACAAATTTCTGAAATGTATGAAGAAGCTCGAGCCGACCACTCCCGGTTAATGGGCGAAAAAAGAAGCATTGAATCGCTGAGAAATCGTTACAAGAGGCTGAATACAAACGTAACCAAGTGGGTGGCTGTCTACAAAGAAGCATATGATCGAAAAAGTAGTGGCATATCTGATGCAGACGTTGAGAAGGAAGCTCAAAAACTTTATGGGAAAACTAAGTTTACACACCTAGAGGTTTTTGAAAAAGTCATGC TTGAgtatgatgatgatgttggtgTTGAAGATGATCGTGGCAGCTCAAAAAAATCTAGAACCACCGAAGAAGCTGAAGATCCAAACGACTCCACCTCAGAAACTCATGTTAGTGAAACTTCAACAATTCGTCGCCCTGCAGGTAGAGAAAAGGCGAAAgcaaaaaggaaaggaaaagcCACTGTGTCACAACATTCAGCTATCCCTGATGAATACACTGCCGAACTTCAAGCAATGAGAATCACACGTGAGAAAGAAGTGGAAGCAATTAATAGGATGGGTGATATGAGGATGCAATCAAATTTGATGGTGTCAAAAATGAATATACTCAACACTTTGATGGGTAAAAGCAACTTGTCTCCTGAAGAAGAATCTCTAAAATATCGTCTTATGGCATAA